The following are encoded together in the Salvia hispanica cultivar TCC Black 2014 chromosome 6, UniMelb_Shisp_WGS_1.0, whole genome shotgun sequence genome:
- the LOC125192805 gene encoding MADS-box protein SOC1-like, whose product MVRGKTQMRRIENATSRQVTFSKRRNGLLKKAFELSVLCDAEVALIIFSPRGKLHEFASSSMNETIQRYQKHTKDSQANNPPSEHTMQHLKHEAATMMKKIEQLETAKRKLLGEGLGSCTIEELQQLEQQLERSVTTIRARKMQVYKQQIERLKEKEKALCAENAMLCDKFGLQKWGGAGSNEERAVAPSAEISEVSDVETELFIGLPETRHKRH is encoded by the exons atggtgAGAGGAAAGACACAGATGAGGCGTATAGAGAACGCGACAAGCAGGCAAGTGACGTTCTCGAAGAGGAGAAATGGGCTGCTGAAGAAGGCCTTCGAGCTCTCAGTTCTCTGCGATGCTGAGGTGGCACTCATCATCTTCTCCCCTAGAGGGAAGCTCCATGAATTCGCTAGCTCAAG CATGAACGAGACGATCCAGCGTTATCAGAAGCATACTAAAGATAGTCAAGCCAACAATCCCCCTTCGGAGCATACTATGCAG CATTTGAAACACGAAGCAGCCACCATGATGAAGAAAATCGAGCAGCTGGAAACAGCAAAGCG GAAGCTACTTGGTGAAGGTTTAGGCTCGTGCACCATCGAGGAGCTGCAGCAGCTCGAGCAGCAGCTGGAGCGCAGCGTAACCACCATTCGCGCAAGAAAG ATGCAAGTATACAAGCAGCAGATCGAGCGTTTGAAGGAAAAG GAGAAAGCCCTTTGTGCTGAAAACGCAATGCTGTGTGACAAG TTTGGACTGCAAAAATGGGGTGGAGCAGGATCGAATGAGGAGAGGGCCGTTGCGCCATCTGCAGAGATCAGTGAGGTCTCGGATGTTGAGACAGAGTTGTTCATAGGGTTGCCTGAGACGAGGCATAAGCGCCATTAG